Proteins encoded in a region of the Sulfitobacter albidus genome:
- a CDS encoding tripartite tricarboxylate transporter substrate-binding protein, with translation MSKFTKAALTALAIGLAGPALAEYPEKPVSFVVPWPPGDLEDVLTRMIAEDFQAEYGVPAAVVNRPGGGGGPFPGAIEVATAPADGYTIGSFVPAVSLIGHEIDIPELTPEKFDPIGIFMTYPFVIATSGDAPYSSMEELATFAKDNEVFLGHFGDVLTPTQVTKALAANMGFAWGGDAPFDALDCNTLASGDADVINTTLQLILPCLDDVKVLVSVTGERISKIPDTPAIGEVDDTLNITLWNGLFVTKDTPADVREKIAAVAQKTVMSDRAQAVAEETGALVYWLNAEESADVIATDKQTLGAIGAALGN, from the coding sequence ATGTCCAAATTTACAAAGGCCGCACTGACGGCGCTTGCCATCGGCCTTGCGGGGCCTGCTCTGGCAGAATATCCGGAAAAGCCTGTCAGCTTTGTCGTTCCATGGCCTCCGGGCGACCTTGAAGACGTTTTGACGCGCATGATCGCCGAAGACTTTCAGGCTGAATACGGCGTGCCAGCTGCGGTCGTGAACCGTCCCGGCGGCGGTGGCGGCCCGTTCCCCGGCGCGATCGAAGTCGCAACAGCGCCGGCTGATGGCTACACGATCGGGTCTTTTGTGCCGGCGGTTTCTCTTATCGGGCATGAGATCGACATTCCCGAACTTACGCCGGAGAAATTCGACCCCATCGGCATTTTCATGACCTATCCTTTCGTGATCGCCACTTCGGGTGACGCGCCCTATTCCTCGATGGAAGAGCTTGCGACGTTTGCGAAGGACAACGAGGTCTTTCTTGGCCATTTCGGGGACGTGTTGACCCCGACGCAAGTGACAAAGGCGCTTGCGGCAAACATGGGCTTTGCCTGGGGCGGCGATGCGCCCTTCGACGCGCTGGATTGCAACACACTGGCCTCGGGCGATGCCGATGTGATCAATACGACGCTTCAACTGATCCTGCCATGTCTCGACGATGTGAAGGTGCTGGTTTCGGTCACCGGGGAGCGTATTTCGAAGATCCCGGATACTCCTGCCATCGGCGAAGTCGACGACACGCTGAATATCACGCTTTGGAACGGTCTGTTCGTGACAAAAGACACCCCAGCCGATGTGCGTGAGAAGATCGCCGCCGTGGCTCAGAAAACGGTTATGAGCGACCGGGCGCAGGCCGTGGCCGAGGAAACCGGCGCGCTGGTCTATTGGCTGAACGCCGAAGAAAGCGCCGATGTCATCGCAACGGACAAGCAAACCCTGGGTGCCATCGGCGCCGCGCTGGGTAACTGA
- a CDS encoding tripartite tricarboxylate transporter TctB family protein: MSKPELIEVKTRTSGQVVFVIGAFLVSVLLLSQIGSQTEWNDRARTVAAQPRLWPAVALVLMVLGFGLHWRSMRRRRPDAIDWLEVRRWVEPLEFLGWFLIYVLAVPRLGFLPVSLLVACALTWRLGYRTRGALALAAVFAVAITVVFKGLLGVNIPGGQIYDFLPGSIRTFFLVYL; the protein is encoded by the coding sequence ATGAGCAAGCCCGAACTGATAGAGGTAAAGACCCGGACATCCGGTCAGGTCGTTTTCGTGATCGGCGCCTTTCTGGTCAGTGTGCTGCTGTTGTCGCAGATCGGGAGTCAAACCGAATGGAACGACAGGGCCCGCACCGTTGCCGCGCAGCCGCGGTTGTGGCCTGCGGTGGCGCTGGTACTGATGGTCCTGGGGTTCGGTCTGCATTGGCGGTCGATGCGCCGACGGCGGCCGGATGCGATTGACTGGCTCGAAGTACGCCGGTGGGTCGAACCGTTGGAGTTCCTCGGCTGGTTTCTGATTTACGTTCTTGCGGTTCCCCGGCTTGGCTTCTTGCCGGTCAGCCTTTTGGTTGCCTGCGCTTTGACGTGGCGGCTGGGATATCGCACGCGCGGGGCTCTTGCGCTGGCGGCGGTTTTTGCTGTGGCGATTACCGTCGTCTTCAAGGGCCTTCTGGGGGTCAATATACCCGGCGGGCAAATCTATGACTTTCTGCCCGGATCGATCCGCACGTTTTTTCTGGTGTATCTCTGA